Proteins encoded together in one Triticum dicoccoides isolate Atlit2015 ecotype Zavitan chromosome 7B, WEW_v2.0, whole genome shotgun sequence window:
- the LOC119337864 gene encoding uncharacterized protein At2g34160-like, which translates to MEEVTEGVKNLAVTEPHKKNRIQVSNTKKPLFFYVNLAKRYMQMHNEVELSALGMAIATVVTVAEILKNNGLAVEKKIMTSTVDVNDESRGRPMQKAKIEIVLGKTENFDELMAAAAEEREVAAAEDGEEQG; encoded by the exons ATGGAGGAGGTGACGGAGGGGGTCAAGAACCTGGCCGTGACGGAGCCGCACAAGAAGAACCGGATCCAGGTCTCCAACACGAAGAAGCCGCTCTTCTTCTATGTCAACCTCGCCAAG AGGTACATGCAGATGCATAACGAGGTGGAACTCTCCGCCCTCGGCATGG CTATCGCCACTGTGGTCACAGTTGCCGAAATTCTGAAAAATAATGGCCTTGCTGTTGAGAAGA AGATCATGACATCCACTGTTGATGTCAACGATGAATCAAGGGGCCGCCCGATGCAGAAGGCCAAG ATTGAGATAGTGCTGGGCAAGACTGAGAACTTCGACGAGCTGATGGCTGCTGCCGCGGAGGAGAGGGAAGTCGCAGCTGCCGAGGACGGCGAGGAGCAGGGCTAA